A region from the Paraburkholderia flagellata genome encodes:
- a CDS encoding DUF1173 domain-containing protein gives MPDYRFDDVIVADDAADLQSYLAEAHGAKIRPLCLCLPDGVPMYVAKAGKAFIIKRMPNSGATHSADCTSYRPPEEISGMSQVLGEAIRENDEDGTTALKLDFSLSKQGARTAPTASGQTSDTVRADGAKLTLRSTLHYLWDQAELNRWTPGMAGKRTWYVVRSRLIAAAERSVTKGAPLSTQLYVPEPFVSDQAAQLRQRRITHMAGLASTQKARKLMIAIGEIKEIGVARYGFKIVAKHLPDFPLMMEEAIYRRFRSRFANELEVWNSMESSHLLFIATFGLGATGIASIESIAVMLVNANWLPFEHTYDAMLLDALIQQRRRFVKGMRYNLPENKPLACAVLSDVPLHPSGVALYIRKPGLEPHEVEELGALSEQSEIPSWIWDASAELPRLPDNVLKVEPPTPPSEPVESAW, from the coding sequence ATGCCCGACTATCGCTTTGATGACGTCATCGTTGCGGACGACGCTGCCGACCTGCAGAGCTATCTTGCCGAAGCTCACGGAGCCAAGATCCGGCCGTTATGTCTTTGTCTGCCCGATGGCGTTCCAATGTACGTCGCGAAGGCAGGCAAGGCATTCATCATCAAGCGCATGCCCAATAGCGGCGCTACGCACTCGGCAGACTGTACGTCGTATCGGCCACCCGAAGAGATATCGGGCATGAGTCAGGTGCTCGGTGAGGCCATTCGCGAGAACGACGAGGACGGCACGACAGCACTTAAGCTCGACTTCAGCCTGTCAAAGCAGGGCGCCCGCACCGCGCCCACTGCCTCCGGGCAGACCTCCGATACCGTGCGTGCCGACGGGGCCAAGCTGACCCTGCGCAGTACCCTCCATTACTTGTGGGACCAGGCAGAACTGAACCGTTGGACCCCTGGCATGGCAGGCAAGCGCACTTGGTATGTCGTGCGCTCCCGTCTCATCGCCGCGGCCGAGCGTAGCGTGACCAAGGGTGCGCCGCTCTCCACACAGCTATACGTTCCGGAGCCTTTCGTCAGCGATCAGGCGGCGCAGCTGCGGCAGCGACGTATCACACATATGGCCGGACTCGCCAGCACCCAGAAGGCCCGCAAGCTGATGATTGCGATCGGGGAGATTAAGGAGATCGGCGTAGCCCGCTATGGGTTTAAGATCGTCGCCAAACATTTGCCAGACTTCCCGCTGATGATGGAGGAAGCCATCTATCGGCGCTTTCGCTCCCGGTTCGCCAACGAGCTCGAAGTCTGGAACAGCATGGAGTCGTCGCACCTGCTTTTCATTGCGACGTTCGGCCTCGGGGCGACTGGAATTGCCTCGATAGAATCCATCGCGGTAATGCTGGTCAACGCGAACTGGTTGCCGTTCGAGCATACGTACGATGCGATGCTGCTCGATGCGCTGATCCAGCAGCGCCGCCGCTTCGTGAAGGGCATGCGCTACAACCTGCCCGAGAACAAGCCGCTCGCGTGTGCCGTGCTTTCCGACGTCCCGTTGCATCCGAGCGGCGTTGCGCTTTACATTCGCAAGCCCGGCCTCGAGCCGCACGAAGTCGAAGAGCTGGGCGCGCTGTCGGAACAGAGCGAAATACCATCGTGGATCTGGGATGCCAGCGCGGAACTGCCACGTCTGCCGGACAATGTGCTCAAGGTGGAACCTCCCACGCCACCCAGCGAACCCGTTGAATCGGCTTGGTAG